One part of the Perognathus longimembris pacificus isolate PPM17 chromosome 10, ASM2315922v1, whole genome shotgun sequence genome encodes these proteins:
- the Grip2 gene encoding LOW QUALITY PROTEIN: glutamate receptor-interacting protein 2 (The sequence of the model RefSeq protein was modified relative to this genomic sequence to represent the inferred CDS: inserted 1 base in 1 codon), with protein MRGWRRNLALCLQRLPDEDDGPYSKGSKDAGGEVALASRRQSIPEEFRGVTVVELLKREGSTLGLTISGGTDKDGKPRVSSLRPGGLAARSDLLNVGDYIRSVNGIHLTRLRHDDIITLLKNVGERVVLEVEYELPPPAPENNPRIVSKTVDVTLHKEGNSFGFVLRGGAHEDVHKARPLVLTYVRPGSPADREGSLKVGDRLLSVDGVPLHGASHAAALAALRQCGPAALFQVEYDVASPDAAAGAPGPLVVEIAKTPGAALGLSLTTGSHRNKPVITVDRIKPASAVDRSGALHAGDHILSIDGASTEHCSLLEATKLLASVSEKVRLEIVPAPLGPRPLRPPEAVRVQRSEPGWDAGGASRHSPRPGPCHTPPWAAPPRGQEQSRSSSSTPFSSPTMNHAFPCTHASTLARGAQPASPRAAAGRRRPRRREHRSSLSLASSTVGPGGQIVHTETTEVVLCGDPLGGFGLQLQGGIFTTETLSSPPLVRFIEPDSPAERCGLLQVGDRVLSINGIATEEGTMEEANQLLRDAALARKVLLEVEFDVAESVIPSSGTFHVKLPKRRGVELGITISAASRKRGDPLIISDIKKGSVAHRTGTLEPGDKLLAIDNIRLDHCPMEDAMQILQQCEDVVKLKVQKDEDNSDDQEGSGAVSYTVELKRYGGPLGITISGTEEPFDPIVISGLTKRGLAERTGAIHVGDRILAINSVSLKGRPLSEAIHLLQMAGETVTLKIKKQPDRAPSPRKSGSLGQASDGGEDVPEPLNAGSLAARYSPAVPSADSAVDSWXSWAAEGGFGGPGSHTPQAAVRAGIPQDWRPSRLRSPPPIEPRRASYPPAPHEFPEEEEEEEEEEEDGDWNPPMSPGPGPARDEGLWRVLGEALEDLESCGQSELLRGLEASIMTGTVPSAALEGRPRPRPWPRAREVRESREDLQELLLPTPLEMHKVTLRKDPARSDFGFSVSDGLLEKGVYVHTVRADGPAQRGGLRPFDRLLQVNHVRTRDFDCCLAVPLLAEAGDILELVISRNPLAQSRRTPRVPGPSGPQML; from the exons ACGATGGGCCTTACTCCAAGGGAAGCAAGGATGCAGGCGGGGAGGTGGCCCTGGCCAGCCGGCGACAGAGCATCCCAG AGGAGTTCCGGGGCGTCACCGTGGTGGAGCTGCTCAAGAGGGAAGGCAGCACGCTGGGCCTCACCATCTCCGGGGGCACCGACAAGGACGGCAAGCCCAGGGTCTCCAGCCTGAGGCCCGGGGGGCTGGCAGCCAG GAGTGACCTGCTGAACGTGGGCGACTACATCCGCTCGGTGAACGGGATCCACCTGACCAGGCTGCGCCATGACGACATCATCACCCTGCTCAAGAACGTGGGCGAGCGCGTGGTGCTGGAGGTGGAGTATGAGCTGCCCCCGCCCG CCCCCGAGAACAACCCGAGGATCGTCTCCAAGACGGTGGACGTCACGCTCCACAAGGAAGGCAACAGCTTCGGCTTTGTCCTCAGAG GAGGTGCTCACGAAGACGTGCACAAGGCCCGCCCGCTCGTCCTGACCTACGTGCGGCCCGGCAGCCCCGCGGACAG GGAGGGCTCCTTGAAGGTGGGCGACAGGCTGCTCAGCGTGGACGGCGTCCCCCTGCACGGGGCCAGCCACGCCGCGGCCCTGGCCGCCCTGCGCCAGTGCGGGCCCGCGGCGCTCTTCCAGGTGGAGTACGACGTCGCCAGCCCCG ACGCGGCGGCCGGAGCCCCGGGACCCTTGGTGGTGGAGATAGCCAAGACCCCCGGGGCCGCCCTGGGGCTCTCCCTCACCACCGGCTCCCACCGGAACAAGCCAGTCATCACGGTGGACCGCATCAAGCCGGCCAGCGCGGTGGACAG GAGCGGAGCCCTGCACGCCGGAGACCACATCCTGTCCATCGACGGCGCCAGCACCGAGCACTGCTCCCTGCTCGAGGCCACCAAGCTCCTGGCCAGCGTGTCCGAGAAAGTGCGGCTGGAGATCGTGCCCGCGCCCCTCGGCCCGCGGCCCCTGAGGCCCCCAGAGGCAG TGCGCGTGCAGCGGAGCGAGCCAGGCTGGGACGCCGGCGGGGCCTCCCGCCACAGCCCGCGGCCGGGCCCCTGCCACACGCCGCCCTGGGCTGCGCCGCCGCGGGGCCAGGAGCAGAGCCGCT cctcgTCTTCCACCCCCTTCTCCTCGCCCACCATGAACCACGCCTTTCCCTGCACCCACGCCAGCACCCTGGCCCGCGGAGCCCAGCCCGCGAGCCCCCGGGCGGCGGCCGGGCGGCGGAGGCCCAGGAGGAGGGAGCACCGGAGCTCGC TGTCGCTGGCCTCCAGCACCGTGGGGCCGGGCGGGCAGATCGTGCACACGGAGACCACGGAGGTGGTGCTGTGCGGGGACCCCCTGGGCGGCTTCGGCCTGCAGCTGCAGGGCGGCATCTTCACCACCGAGACCTTGTCCTCGCCGCCCCTGGTCCGCTTCATCGAGCCCGACAGCCCGGCTGAGCG GTGTGGGCTGCTGCAGGTGGGCGACCGCGTTCTGTCCATCAATGGCATCGCCACCGAGGAGGGGACCATGGAGGAAGCCAACCAGCTGCTCCGGGACGCGGCCCTGGCCCGCAAGGTGCTACTGGAGGTGGAGTTCGACGTGGCGG AGTCCGTCATTCCCAGCAGTGGGACTTTCCACGTGAAGCTGCCCAAAAGGCGCGGGGTGGAGCTGGGCATCACCATCAGCG CGGCCAGCCGGAAGCGAGGCGACCCCCTGATCATCTCAGATATCAAGAAAGGCAGTGTGGCGCACAG GACTGGCACCCTCGAGCCGGGCGACAAGCTGCTGGCCATCGACAACATCCGCCTGGACCACTGCCCCATGGAGGACGCCATGCAGATCCTGCAGCAGTGCGAGGACGTGGTGAAGCTGAAGGTCCAGAAGGACGAGGACAACTCCG ATGACCAGGAGGGCTCCGGCGCCGTCAGCTACACGGTGGAGCTGAAACGCTATGGCGGCCCCCTGGGCATCACCATCTCCGGCACCGAGGAGCCTTTCGACCCCATTGTCATTTCTGGCCTCACCAAACGTGGCCTGGCTGAGAG GACGGGCGCCATCCACGTGGGAGACCGCATCCTAGCCATCAACAGCGTGAGCCTCAAGGGCCGGCCCCTGAGCGAGGCCATCCACCTCCTGCAGATGGCCGGCGAGACCGTCACCCTGAAGATCAAGAAGCAGCCAGACC GTGCCCCCTCGCCCCGCAAGTCAGGCAGTCTCGGCCAGGCCAGCGATGGGGGCGAGGACGTGCCGGAGCCCCTCAACGCGGGCTCGCTGGCCGCCCGCTACTCACCCGCCGTGCCCAGCGCCGACAGCGCCGTGGACTCCT GCAGCTGGGCCGCGGAGGGCGGCTTCGGGGGGCCAG gCTCCCACACCCCACAGGCAGCCGTCCGGGCTGGGATCCCTCAGGACTGGCGGCCTAGCAGGCTGAGGAGCCCCCCACCCATCGAGCCCCGCAGGGCCAGCTACCCCCCGGCCCCCCATGAGTTCcccgaagaggaggaggaggaggaggaggaggaggaggatggggactgGAATCCCCCCATGAG CCCGGGCCCTGGCCCTGCCCGAGACGAGGGGCTCTGGAGAGTGCTCGGGGAGGCGCTGGAAGACCTGGAGTCCTGCGGCCAGTCGGAGCTGCTGAGGGGCCTGGAG GCCTCCATCATGACGGGCACCGTGCCCAGTGCGGCTCTGGAGGGCAGGCCGCGTCCCCGGCCCTGGCCCAGGGCCCGGGAGGTGCGAGAGTCCCGCGAAGACCTGCAGGAGTTGCTGCTGCCAACACCCTTGGAGATGCACAAG GTGACGCTGCGCAAGGACCCGGCGCGGAGCGACTTCGGGTTCAGCGTCTCGGACGGCCTCCTGGAGAAGGGCGTGTACGTGCACACGGTCCGCGCCGACGGGCCGGCCCAGCGCGGGGGCCTGCGGCCCTTCGACCGGCTCCTGCAg GTCAACCATGTTCGCACACGGGACTTTGACTGCTGCCTGGCAGTGCCGCTCCTAGCCGAGGCCGGCGACATCCTAGAACTGGTCATCAGCCGCAACCCACTGGCCCAGAGCCGCCGGACTCCCCGTGTACCAGGCCCCAGCGGCCCCCAGATGCTCTGA